The genomic interval CGAAGCGTGCGAGGAGGATCTGCCGGCGCTTGTGGCGCTGTTTGCCGCCGACGCGCTCGGCGGTCACGGCGATACGACGGATGCCGAGGCTTTTTCCGATTATGCCAGGGCTTTCGCCGTCATCGAGGCGTCGCCCGACCAGACGCTCTACGTCGCCGAGCGCCGTGGCGAAGTGGTCGGCACATTTCAGACGATGCTGACGACCTCTCTAACCGGTCGCGGCGCCTCCGCGATGATCATCGAGGCGGTGCAGACGCGTGCCGACATGCGCGGGCAGGGGATCGGTAACGCAATGATCGAGTTCGCCATCACCGAGGCAAAAGGCCGCGGTGCGCGTCTTGTTCAATTGACCTCGAATGCAATACGCAAGGATGCCCACCGTTTCTATGAAAGGCTTGGCTTCAAAGCCTCGCATCTGGGCTTCAAGATGGCCCTGAAATGACCCTTGCCTCTCGTGGAATCGCTGGACAATTCGGCTTGGCGACGGCATAAGCGGGAAAACGAATTCTGGTTTGGCTCGCATTCGGCGGGCACAAGGAAAAGACATGTGGAATCTTCTGGTTCAAATCTTTACCTGGTGGAACAGTCAGACGATAGGCACGCGTTTTGCGACCTGGCGTTTCGGCAAGCGCGTCGGCGAGGATGAATTCGGCAACGTCTATTACGAAGGCGGCATGTCTTCCTACGGTCTGCCGAAGCGTTGGGTGATCTACAAAGGTTATGCCGAAGCCTCCGCCATCCCTCCGGGCTGGCACGGCTGGATGCATCATCGCACTGATGTTCCGCCCTCCAAGGAAAACTACGTCGCCAAGGAATGGCAGAAGGCGCATCGGCCGAACTTCACTGGTTCTCCGCAGGCTTACCGTCCGCCGGGCTCACTCGCGGTTCCGGGCGAGCGGCCGCGCGTCACCGGCGATTACGACGCCTGGACGCCTGGCAACTGAGACGGCTTAACCGGGTGATCCCAAGCCCGGCTTTTGGCCACAATTGACCTTTACCCGCAGGTTGGCCGTGCTTGACCGCGGCCGTGAACTGAAAATGTCTGGAGACGGGTACACATGAAGCTCTTCACGCGGAACATGGTCCTGCGTGGCGCCGGATCGCTGCTGGCGCTCTTGGCTCTGCTTCCACCGGTTGCGGCGCATGCCGCACGCATCGAGAATCCGGTTGCCGTCTTCTCCGGCCTTGACAAGATCACCGGGCGTATCACCACTTTCGACGTTTATGTCAACGAGACGGTGCAATTCGGCGCGCTGCAGGTGACGCCGAAGGCCTGCTATTCACGCGATCAGGCCGAAGCGCAGAAGATCGACGGTTTCGTCGAGGTCGACGAGATCACCCTCGACCGCAAGATCCGCCGCATCTTCACCGGTTGGATGTTCGCCGACAGCCCCGGTCTCAATGCCGTCGAACACCCGATCTATGACGTTTGGCTGAAGGAGTGCAAGACCACCTCGGACGTCCCGGCGCCCGATAAGGCCAAGGCGCCCGCCCGCTAGCATGTCCCCCGAGGGTCACGCGGGGAATGCATTCAGCCAATATTGGAAGCGCGGCGCACACTCGAAAGATGCGACGCGCCTTGGCTTGGCTGGGTTCCGTTTTGGCGGGCGCACGGCGCGGTTATGCGGTGGGTGTTTTGTTCCTTTTGAAGAGGCCCTTGGCGAGGCGGAGCCCGCCCGCGAGCGCAACAACGACGAGGATGCCGGCCTTCTTGAAGAAGGCAAGGGCTAGGGCCAGCAGCCCGACTTTCGTAGCAACCTTGGCGCCTGCGCCGGCAGCGATCATTCCCGCCATACCATAAGCGGCGATCTTGTCGCCTTCAACATAGTCGGCATAGGCCACTCCCTTGTCGAACTGCACGAGCTGGGTGACGGTCGAAATGGCGTCCTTGATCTCGTTCAGCTGCTCGAGCCCCGCAACGAAGTTGAATTGGAAAACGCCTTCGCGGCCGAACACGCGCACGGAATAGTTCAGCGTGTGCGGCACCTTCGGATCGTCACCGAACGTCAGGTCGCGGGCCCAATGCAATGCATGCGCAGATTTGTCGTAATGCGGAGGCGAAGCCCAGCCGACCAGCGTGATCTTCTCGAAACCCTGCTTCTGGCGTTCGACGTTACTTTCCCTGATCGAATCCTTGATGCTCTGCAACAGTTCGTCGTAATCCGTCGTGGCGGCGTCGGCGTCCGAGACGTAGCCGTCGGCACTGTATCCCACGACGGAACCCCAGGATTCCTCATCGGTCGGCGCATACCTCGCCGGGAAAATCATGCCGAGCGTCCCTTCTGCTGTTTCCGCTGGATTTCCCCAGATGTCGACGAGCACTTTCTTCGTATCGGCAGGATTGAGATAGTAGAAGTCGGCGGGCACGTTGAGTGTTGCCTTGGCTTCAGGCAGCTTGATCGCGCCCTGCTGAAAATCGAGCTTCTCCAGCAATGGCTTTTCCGCCTCGGAAAAATCGGTCCGGTTCGCAAACATTTCCTGGTAAGGGCGTGCGTCCGCATAAGCCGTAAACAAGGCGAAAAGCATCGCCGCGGCAAAATATTGCTTCAAAATTCTATCCCCCGTTGTATTTTCGACCCCTATTCAAATCGGTCGGAAAAATCAACGGGAGTGGGAAACGAGCCCGTTTAAAACTTGAGGTGTGGCGATTCCATCGCGGCGGCAAGCAGCGCCGCATAATCTGCCTTCGAAACGTCGACCGCTCCGAACGTCTTCAGATGCTCGGTGGTGAATTGCGTGTCGAGCAGGGTGAAGCCCTTTTCCTGCAGCCGGCGGACCAGATGCACGAGGCAGATTTTC from Rhizobium lentis carries:
- a CDS encoding GNAT family N-acetyltransferase, which encodes MIDLPDILIREACEEDLPALVALFAADALGGHGDTTDAEAFSDYARAFAVIEASPDQTLYVAERRGEVVGTFQTMLTTSLTGRGASAMIIEAVQTRADMRGQGIGNAMIEFAITEAKGRGARLVQLTSNAIRKDAHRFYERLGFKASHLGFKMALK
- a CDS encoding NADH:ubiquinone oxidoreductase subunit NDUFA12, which translates into the protein MWNLLVQIFTWWNSQTIGTRFATWRFGKRVGEDEFGNVYYEGGMSSYGLPKRWVIYKGYAEASAIPPGWHGWMHHRTDVPPSKENYVAKEWQKAHRPNFTGSPQAYRPPGSLAVPGERPRVTGDYDAWTPGN
- a CDS encoding DUF2155 domain-containing protein; this translates as MKLFTRNMVLRGAGSLLALLALLPPVAAHAARIENPVAVFSGLDKITGRITTFDVYVNETVQFGALQVTPKACYSRDQAEAQKIDGFVEVDEITLDRKIRRIFTGWMFADSPGLNAVEHPIYDVWLKECKTTSDVPAPDKAKAPAR
- a CDS encoding DUF2167 domain-containing protein; translated protein: MKQYFAAAMLFALFTAYADARPYQEMFANRTDFSEAEKPLLEKLDFQQGAIKLPEAKATLNVPADFYYLNPADTKKVLVDIWGNPAETAEGTLGMIFPARYAPTDEESWGSVVGYSADGYVSDADAATTDYDELLQSIKDSIRESNVERQKQGFEKITLVGWASPPHYDKSAHALHWARDLTFGDDPKVPHTLNYSVRVFGREGVFQFNFVAGLEQLNEIKDAISTVTQLVQFDKGVAYADYVEGDKIAAYGMAGMIAAGAGAKVATKVGLLALALAFFKKAGILVVVALAGGLRLAKGLFKRNKTPTA